From Vitis vinifera cultivar Pinot Noir 40024 chromosome 5, ASM3070453v1, the proteins below share one genomic window:
- the LOC132253726 gene encoding uncharacterized protein LOC132253726 — protein MEPQRIIQVKSREELRDEIHLTALDSVVILNFLCAAFTFIGLSLTTMELQSIDGCLGCGPKIRSLMLFEVISFAFFLASLLVAYGLKIMISLINPAELNKEFRNHFNRKSIRKVMLCVIFSSILGCLFLILSIVYILQIRLGISSCESPFTVQGVVALVIIVTCGVIFHAAVTISVFLYV, from the exons ATGGAGCCCCAACG AATTATTCAAGTAAAATCAAGAGAGGAGTTAAGAGATGAGATCCACCTCACCGCCCTTGATAGCGTTGTGATTCTCAACTTTCTATGTGCTGCCTTTACATTTATCGGACTCTCCCTCACCACTATGGAGTTGCAGAGCATTGATGGTTGTCTTGGCTGCGGTCCCAAGATCAGGAGTTTGATGTTATTTGAGGTCATTTCCTTTGCGTTTTTTCTCGCATCATTATTGGTGGCTTATGGCTTGAAGATAATGATCAGTCTCATCAATCCTGCGGAATTAAATAAAGAGTTTAGAAACCACTTCAACAGAAAGTCTATTCGGAAGGTGATGCTTTGTGTCATCTTCAGCTCGATCTTGGGAtgtctttttttaattctctcaATAGTGTACATCCTCCAAATTCGGTTAGGGATTTCGAGTTGTGAGAGTCCATTTACAGTCCAAGGAGTGGTTGCTCTTGTTATTATTGTTACTTGTGGTGTTATTTTTCATGCTGCTGTTACTATCTCAGTGTTTTTGTATGTGTGA
- the LOC104879219 gene encoding uncharacterized protein LOC104879219: MQDNESLREFVKRFGQAVLQVEACSMDVVLQIFKRSICPGTPFFESLAKKPPTTMDDLFRRANKYSMLEDDVRAATQQVLVAGQASRSGTERNAKLPDRPRPSNRRQEGPSLPERPPLTPLSISYEKLLPMIQGLSDFRWPRPLGTNPSKRDHSKRCVFHKEHGHTTETCRCLQDLVERLIKAGHLKQYLRSDTRGRYAFQNHNSGAPRAPATPKAVINYINGGPSDEEYDSKRKRQKLLRAASPPILSSPIPKEKLYMYLAVSEWAISVVLFCCPSPKEQKPIYYVSRTLADVETRYSKMELTVGAPPRSSAPISKPTRWSC, translated from the exons atgcaggatAACGAATCCTTAAGGGAGTTCGTGAAGCGGTTTGGTCAAGCCGTACTTCAAGTAGAGGCTTGCAGCATGGATgttgtcctacagatcttcaagagaagcatctgtccaggcaccccATTTTTCGAATCGCTAGCTAAAAaacctcctacaacgatggacgacTTGTTCAGACGTGCAAACAAAtactcaatgctcgaagatgacgtacgaGCAGCCACCCAGCAAGTACTAGTTGCTGGACAAGCATCTAGAAGTGGCACGGAAAGAAATGCCAAACTTCCGGACCGGCCAAGGCCGTCCAATCGAAGACAGGAGGGACCAAGTCTCCCGGAAAGGCCACCCCTCACGcctctttccatatcatatgaaaaacttcTTCCTATGATCCAAGGTTTGTCCGACTTCAGATGGCCTAGACCCCTCGGAACTAACCCATCCAAAAGAGATCATAGCAAGAGATGTGTCTTCCACAAGGAACATGGCCACACAACAGAGACATGCAGGTGCCTCCAGGATCTGGTCGAAAGGCTCATTAAGGCGGGACATTTAAAAcaatacctccgctcagataccAGAGGTAGATACGCTTTCCAAAATCATAATTCTGGAGCCCCTAGAGCCCCAGCCACCCCCAAAgccgttataaactatattaacggaggcccatctgacgaggagtaTGACTCTAAACGAAAGAGACAAAAGTTGTTGCGGGCTGCATCA CCGCCCATTCTGAGCAGCCCCATTCCtaaagaaaaattgtatatgtatCTGGCTGTATCGGAGTGGGCAATCAGCGTTGTTCTGTTCTGCTGCCCCTCACCTAAGGAACAGAAGCCTATCTACTACGTCAGCAGAACATTGGCggacgtagaaaccagatattcaaaaatggagctaacagtcGGAGCGCCGCCCAgaagctccgcccctatttcCAAGCCCACCCGGTGGTCGTGCTAA